One window of the Longimicrobium sp. genome contains the following:
- the rpsK gene encoding 30S ribosomal protein S11, which produces MAKPKAAGRPKTKRHVDSEGVAHIKATFNNTIVTISDMAGNGVVWGSAGKAGFKGSKKSTPFAATVAAEQAAREALALGMKRVHVRVQGPGSGRESAIQALAAAGLNIRSIRDVTPIPHNGCRPPKKRRV; this is translated from the coding sequence ATGGCCAAGCCGAAGGCAGCGGGGCGTCCCAAGACCAAGCGCCACGTGGACAGCGAGGGGGTCGCGCACATCAAGGCGACCTTCAACAACACGATCGTCACCATCTCCGACATGGCCGGCAACGGCGTCGTGTGGGGGAGCGCCGGCAAGGCCGGCTTCAAGGGCAGCAAGAAGAGCACGCCGTTCGCGGCCACGGTGGCCGCCGAGCAGGCCGCCCGCGAGGCGCTGGCGCTGGGGATGAAGCGCGTGCACGTGCGCGTGCAGGGCCCCGGCAGCGGCCGCGAGAGCGCGATCCAGGCGCTGGCCGCCGCGGGGCTGAACATCCGTTCGATCCGCGACGTCACGCCGATCCCGCACAACGGCTGCCGCCCGCCCAAGAAGCGGCGCGTGTGA